A genomic window from Chitinophagaceae bacterium includes:
- a CDS encoding M48 family metallopeptidase, whose product MKSILFLICALMVNHACSQDFSHYTSLKCEGNIPDDFTMLSSKKFESSKSSISKNDNRKTRKAKEVFYLETSFGIDEMLQSGLILFNDTVSRYVNRVADELLKKDPDLRKKIRIYTLKSSNVNAFSTPSGIIFVCTGLIARLNNEAELAFILSHEIVHYQKHHSMKQYITNKEIEKGKGIYKKMDYDESQMASYKFSKSQELDADKGGWAIFQKSSYSKSIVNSTMDLLLYSYLPYEDKEVPFSKFEDHNYSFPKDYFPDSIKAIAPEDDYDDDYFTHPNVKTRRAALLKLATDSTGGSLFILNEDGLRQVKKICRYENCVQMLRTGRYAEAIYSANLLMQEDGESYFLKMVIAKGLYGIAKYKNYGAYNDIASDFDKTAGYMYETAYFFYMLPQIEANVLALRYVGDLKNEFPEDGEIKAMYNGLVSDLVNHNERNSEDFFLAFNDVPDSVIVKADTVPRQKPKKLKGVDTREFAYTYSRPVKKETDQSNDYYKYAFVSLFANSDLKKDMENSKIIEQHISKKEARKQERVEAREVKNGVSLGMNKVLFIAPFYAKWTDTRKIHERYIASEAAKIDLVEKIRHSASAVQLEYEMLDGKLLGFSETEKFNDLSIIKTWLDEKLNHEEMEMEATNTIAFREVMQKYGTENLCFMGVAGIKEKHTNRGAMLALSILFYPMLPYGIYYFVHPANSTYFVTLVADANTGQFKMKYINYVKAGDGNPIQNSNIYYIMQQMKRQPK is encoded by the coding sequence ATGAAAAGTATTCTTTTTCTGATCTGTGCGCTCATGGTAAATCATGCGTGTTCCCAGGATTTCAGTCATTACACTTCCCTGAAATGCGAGGGCAACATTCCGGATGATTTTACGATGCTTTCCAGCAAAAAATTCGAATCCTCAAAAAGTTCGATATCTAAAAATGATAACCGTAAAACCCGAAAGGCAAAAGAGGTCTTTTACCTTGAAACAAGTTTTGGAATCGATGAAATGCTGCAAAGCGGCCTTATCCTCTTTAATGATACGGTGTCGCGTTATGTAAACAGGGTAGCTGACGAATTGCTGAAGAAGGATCCTGACCTTCGTAAGAAGATCAGGATTTACACATTGAAATCTTCAAATGTGAATGCTTTTTCCACACCAAGCGGAATCATTTTCGTTTGTACCGGCCTGATCGCAAGGTTAAACAATGAGGCAGAACTTGCTTTTATATTATCTCACGAAATCGTGCATTATCAAAAGCACCATTCGATGAAACAATACATCACCAACAAGGAGATTGAAAAAGGGAAAGGTATCTATAAGAAAATGGATTATGATGAAAGCCAAATGGCTTCTTATAAATTTTCAAAATCGCAGGAGCTTGATGCTGACAAAGGTGGCTGGGCTATTTTTCAAAAATCTTCCTATTCCAAAAGCATAGTAAACAGCACGATGGATCTGCTGCTGTATTCTTACCTGCCTTATGAAGACAAGGAAGTGCCTTTTTCCAAATTTGAAGATCACAATTACAGCTTTCCAAAAGATTATTTCCCCGATTCTATTAAAGCAATTGCTCCTGAAGATGATTACGATGATGATTATTTTACACATCCGAATGTAAAAACCCGGCGAGCTGCGCTTCTCAAGCTGGCAACTGATTCCACCGGAGGAAGTTTATTCATTTTAAATGAAGATGGCTTAAGGCAGGTGAAGAAAATCTGTCGCTACGAAAACTGTGTGCAGATGCTCCGCACAGGTCGCTACGCTGAAGCGATTTATAGTGCAAACCTGCTGATGCAGGAGGACGGCGAAAGTTATTTCCTTAAAATGGTGATTGCAAAAGGATTGTACGGCATTGCGAAGTATAAGAATTACGGCGCATACAATGATATCGCAAGTGACTTTGATAAGACAGCAGGGTACATGTACGAAACAGCGTACTTTTTTTATATGCTTCCACAAATTGAAGCGAATGTGCTTGCGCTCAGGTATGTTGGAGATCTGAAAAATGAATTTCCGGAGGATGGTGAAATAAAAGCCATGTACAACGGCCTCGTGTCAGATCTCGTTAATCACAATGAACGGAACTCCGAAGATTTTTTCCTTGCGTTTAATGATGTTCCAGATTCAGTGATTGTCAAAGCAGACACAGTGCCACGACAAAAACCCAAGAAATTAAAAGGGGTAGATACACGTGAATTCGCCTATACCTATTCAAGGCCCGTTAAAAAGGAAACCGACCAATCAAATGATTATTATAAGTATGCCTTTGTAAGTCTTTTTGCAAATTCGGATTTGAAAAAAGATATGGAGAACAGTAAAATCATTGAGCAGCATATCAGTAAGAAAGAAGCCAGGAAACAAGAGCGGGTGGAAGCACGTGAAGTTAAAAATGGTGTCTCGCTCGGTATGAATAAAGTATTGTTTATCGCACCGTTCTATGCTAAATGGACCGATACGCGCAAGATACATGAGCGGTACATTGCTTCTGAAGCAGCAAAAATAGATCTGGTAGAAAAGATCCGGCATTCAGCCAGTGCCGTTCAGCTGGAATATGAGATGCTCGATGGAAAATTGCTTGGTTTTTCAGAAACTGAAAAGTTCAATGATCTTTCCATTATCAAGACATGGCTGGATGAGAAATTGAACCATGAAGAAATGGAAATGGAGGCAACCAATACCATCGCTTTCCGGGAAGTGATGCAGAAATACGGTACAGAAAATCTTTGTTTCATGGGAGTAGCCGGTATTAAAGAAAAACATACCAACCGAGGAGCAATGCTTGCCCTTAGCATATTGTTTTATCCTATGCTTCCTTATGGGATCTATTATTTCGTTCACCCTGCTAACTCCACTTATTTTGTTACCCTGGTGGCAGATGCCAACACCGGGCAATTCAAAATGAAATATATAAATTATGTAAAAGCAGGAGATGGCAATCCTATTCAGAACAGCAACATTTACTATATCATGCAACAAATGAAAAGACAACCCAAATGA
- a CDS encoding transposase: MDSYIKFFTATILNWQNLLKPDKYKQIIVDSMKFLVNDKRVWIYGFVIMPNHLHILWRLQEGFTQEKVQRDFLKFTAQKIKFDLLEKHPQVLPYFKSTQSDREYHFWERRPYTSTIHNRPVMEQKLDYIHHNPVVEKWKLVEKPEDYYYSSARYYLLNEVRFDLITHYMEHL, from the coding sequence TTGGATAGCTATATCAAATTTTTTACTGCAACAATTTTAAACTGGCAAAATCTTTTAAAGCCAGATAAATATAAACAGATCATTGTCGATAGCATGAAGTTTTTAGTGAATGACAAACGCGTTTGGATCTATGGTTTTGTGATCATGCCAAATCACCTGCATATTCTCTGGCGATTGCAGGAAGGATTTACACAAGAAAAGGTTCAACGCGATTTTCTAAAATTCACGGCACAAAAAATCAAATTTGACCTGCTTGAAAAACATCCGCAGGTACTTCCTTATTTTAAGTCGACACAAAGTGACAGGGAATATCATTTCTGGGAACGAAGGCCCTACACTTCGACAATACACAACAGGCCGGTGATGGAGCAGAAACTGGATTACATTCATCATAACCCTGTTGTAGAAAAATGGAAATTGGTTGAGAAGCCGGAAGACTACTATTATTCCAGCGCAAGGTATTACTTACTTAATGAGGTAAGATTTGATTTAATAACCCATTATATGGAACATCTATGA
- a CDS encoding T9SS type A sorting domain-containing protein → MKLCNGITRQIICITVLIMVLTIAGSTDSRADTWTQKANFGGLPRECGVAFSIGNKGYMGLGDYSLSSDWWEYNPLTNLWTQKANFGGGVRGRAVGFSIGNKGYVGTGWHGSNTDPDLTNDFWEYDPVTNIWTEKADLGGAPRQEAIGFSIGNYGYIGTGKGSSSNGGVFSTSDFWKYDPATDSWNQITTFSINGSYAAVGFSIGNKGYLGTGAWTSNSLWEYDPVTDTWTQKADFEGDERTYATAFSIGNKGYIGTGMDGLYVRKDFWEYDPVTNSWTQKTDFGGAARAGASGFSIGTKGYIGLGGFENDFWEYTPDCKSFMVYADADGDSYGNASDILFTPDCIAPVGYVYGSTDCNDAVAAIHPGTTEICGGLDDDCNGITDDVMYPANLLSSLVTDSSAKLKWDAVASAYGYKIRYSTTGSNNWIIKNSTNLYKKITGLAGGVQYKWSVRTLCSVSPVNTSPWSPNETFITPLRMGNEAAGQKTSLQLYPNPASDQVTLQFSLPQSSHISIKIFDTNGRAVKSLVDADMDEGSQSVRVYVKNLPKGIYFVRMVGLNEIENQKLIVE, encoded by the coding sequence ATGAAATTATGTAATGGAATTACCCGCCAGATCATTTGCATAACGGTGCTCATTATGGTTTTAACAATTGCCGGAAGTACTGATAGCAGGGCAGATACATGGACACAAAAAGCAAATTTTGGAGGCTTGCCAAGAGAGTGTGGCGTAGCATTTTCCATTGGAAATAAAGGATACATGGGATTAGGAGATTATAGTTTATCAAGCGATTGGTGGGAGTATAATCCTTTGACAAATTTATGGACGCAAAAAGCAAATTTCGGTGGTGGAGTCAGGGGCCGCGCCGTAGGTTTTTCTATCGGCAATAAAGGATATGTAGGAACCGGTTGGCATGGTTCGAATACTGATCCGGATCTTACTAACGATTTCTGGGAATATGATCCGGTAACCAATATCTGGACAGAAAAAGCCGATTTAGGCGGCGCCCCCCGACAAGAGGCCATAGGATTTTCGATCGGTAATTACGGGTATATTGGAACGGGCAAAGGTTCGTCATCTAATGGTGGTGTATTTTCTACATCTGATTTTTGGAAGTATGATCCCGCTACAGATTCATGGAATCAAATAACTACTTTTTCAATCAATGGATCGTATGCCGCTGTGGGGTTTTCCATCGGCAATAAAGGATATCTTGGAACCGGAGCCTGGACTTCGAATAGTTTATGGGAATATGATCCTGTAACGGATACATGGACACAAAAAGCGGATTTCGAAGGAGATGAAAGAACGTATGCAACGGCATTTTCCATAGGTAACAAAGGGTATATAGGAACCGGAATGGATGGTTTATATGTAAGAAAAGATTTCTGGGAATACGATCCTGTTACAAATTCATGGACTCAAAAAACTGATTTCGGAGGGGCAGCAAGAGCTGGTGCATCCGGATTTTCAATTGGTACTAAAGGATATATTGGATTGGGAGGTTTTGAAAATGATTTTTGGGAATACACTCCTGATTGCAAGAGCTTCATGGTTTATGCTGATGCGGATGGTGATAGTTATGGTAATGCATCGGACATTTTATTTACACCGGATTGTATTGCACCGGTCGGCTATGTTTATGGCAGCACTGATTGTAATGATGCAGTTGCAGCCATCCATCCTGGAACTACAGAGATTTGCGGTGGCCTGGATGATGATTGTAATGGAATAACGGATGATGTAATGTATCCTGCAAATCTCCTTTCGAGCCTGGTGACCGATTCAAGTGCTAAACTTAAATGGGATGCAGTTGCAAGTGCTTATGGATATAAAATTCGTTATAGTACTACCGGTAGTAATAACTGGATCATAAAAAATTCCACCAACCTATATAAGAAAATTACCGGCTTAGCCGGAGGTGTTCAATACAAATGGAGTGTGAGAACATTGTGCTCGGTATCTCCGGTAAACACGTCCCCATGGTCACCGAATGAAACATTCATCACTCCGCTTCGCATGGGTAATGAAGCAGCCGGGCAAAAAACATCCCTTCAACTCTATCCGAACCCTGCAAGCGACCAGGTTACTCTGCAATTCAGCTTACCGCAATCATCACACATCAGCATTAAGATATTTGACACAAATGGGAGAGCAGTTAAATCATTGGTTGATGCGGATATGGATGAAGGCAGTCAATCAGTACGAGTTTATGTGAAGAATCTTCCGAAAGGAATTTATTTTGTGAGAATGGTTGGGTTGAATGAAATCGAAAATCAGAAATTGATTGTAGAGTAA
- a CDS encoding T9SS type A sorting domain-containing protein — protein sequence MTKPTVLTLVGENTNQRLKGIAVYPNPFDQLTSISYNITADAAVTVVLYDQSGKEIKRLVDNEMQNTGSYQLTFDGTSLPVGSYICQVISDGKPQVEKLFIAR from the coding sequence ATGACTAAACCAACCGTTCTAACGCTGGTTGGTGAAAACACCAACCAGAGGCTGAAGGGCATTGCAGTATATCCAAATCCTTTTGACCAGCTGACTTCCATTTCTTACAACATCACTGCCGATGCTGCAGTAACGGTTGTTCTTTATGATCAATCCGGCAAGGAAATAAAAAGACTGGTCGATAATGAAATGCAAAACACAGGCTCCTATCAACTGACATTCGACGGAACTTCACTTCCTGTGGGTTCTTACATCTGCCAGGTGATCAGTGATGGAAAGCCGCAGGTTGAAAAATTGTTTATAGCGCGATAA
- a CDS encoding class I SAM-dependent methyltransferase codes for MKKIKLIIPFINTLFTNPSAIFKALYHVVVANDSKKMVAGKFNMTAGLREVDLLHLFPGFKTEVSVFTNLYGASLPIDMAILKLLAQRFSNGDYLEFGTWRGESMANIAPFTRSAVSISLSNEDMGKLGWGKEFQQMQRLFSGDLKNVKHIEANSMHFDFASLHQKFDLIFIDGDHSYEGVKSDTKNSFQLLKNENSIIVWHDYTSNYEHINWEVFAGILDGAPEEKRKNIYHISNSLCAIYLNQPIESRPFKYPYFPDKNFKMTIEAAEFRKSEA; via the coding sequence ATGAAAAAAATCAAGCTGATTATTCCATTTATCAATACACTTTTTACAAACCCCTCTGCAATATTTAAGGCATTGTATCATGTAGTGGTAGCAAATGACAGTAAAAAAATGGTGGCCGGAAAATTCAATATGACAGCGGGTCTGAGAGAGGTAGACCTGTTACATCTCTTCCCCGGCTTTAAAACAGAAGTAAGCGTATTCACCAATTTGTACGGCGCCTCTTTGCCCATTGACATGGCGATACTGAAGCTCCTGGCACAACGATTCAGCAATGGTGATTACCTTGAATTTGGAACATGGCGGGGAGAGAGTATGGCAAACATTGCACCCTTCACCCGTTCTGCTGTCTCCATCAGTTTATCGAATGAAGACATGGGAAAATTAGGATGGGGAAAGGAATTTCAGCAAATGCAAAGGTTGTTTTCCGGTGATCTTAAAAATGTGAAACATATTGAAGCCAATTCAATGCATTTTGATTTCGCATCCTTACATCAAAAATTCGACTTGATATTCATCGATGGTGACCATAGTTATGAAGGCGTAAAATCGGATACAAAGAACTCCTTTCAGTTATTGAAGAATGAAAATTCAATAATTGTCTGGCACGATTACACAAGCAATTATGAGCACATCAACTGGGAAGTGTTTGCAGGTATTCTTGATGGTGCTCCTGAAGAAAAAAGAAAAAATATTTACCATATCTCCAATTCGCTGTGTGCCATTTACCTGAACCAACCGATTGAATCGAGGCCGTTTAAATACCCCTATTTTCCGGATAAAAATTTTAAAATGACGATTGAGGCAGCAGAATTCAGGAAAAGCGAAGCTTAA
- the glgB gene encoding 1,4-alpha-glucan branching protein GlgB: protein MDHTSSEQNGEQQQEKLQPVEAYSRFTEYDINLFKAGKHFKLYEKMGAHLVEYKNTKGTCFAVWAPNASMVSVIGNWNGWNNQSHKLIARGDESGIWEGFIPEIGKGEAYKYFIQSKFGGASFEKGDPYAFYWEQPPKTASVVWDTWKEWEDEAWMEFRKTKNKLNQPFSVYEVHLGSWRRSPDDPEKVLDYKKLAEELSAYAKEMNFTHVELLPVMEHPFYGSWGYQVTGFFAPSSRFGEPQDFMQLIETLHKNGIGVILDWVPSHFPGDGHGLIYFDGTALYEHADPRKGFHPDWSSYIFNYGRNEVRSFLLSNAFFWLDRYHADALRVDAVASMLYLDYSRKHGEWEPNIHGGRENLEAISFLQEFNTEVFKEFPDVQTIAEESTSFPKVTRMVSDGGLGFSMKWMMGWMNDTLKYFSTDPIYRKYHHEQITFSIMYAFAENFMLPFSHDEVVHLKKSLLEKMPGDQWQQFANMRVMLVYMFTHPGTKLLFMGDEFGQYKEWNHEQSVDWHLLDFSPHKGLQQLMKDLNALYSKEHSLYDKSFTADGFDWMKVDDADNSVLIYCRKGVKKTDITLIVLNLTPVARYDYRTAVPLGGEWKEILNADATYYWGAGFTTRGNVHSQPTAWDGKNDSVEIDIPPMGALVFKYVEKRKKRRVQLPSDPVIFSEELPAPKPVKTKRIRKKS from the coding sequence ATGGACCATACATCATCGGAGCAAAACGGCGAACAGCAACAAGAAAAATTACAGCCTGTAGAAGCATATTCCAGGTTTACAGAATATGACATTAATTTATTCAAAGCGGGCAAGCACTTCAAGCTATATGAAAAAATGGGTGCGCATCTCGTGGAATATAAGAATACGAAAGGCACTTGTTTCGCTGTCTGGGCACCTAATGCATCCATGGTTTCTGTAATCGGAAACTGGAATGGCTGGAACAATCAGTCGCATAAGCTGATTGCCCGCGGCGATGAATCTGGTATATGGGAAGGCTTTATCCCTGAAATCGGCAAAGGGGAAGCCTATAAGTATTTTATCCAGTCAAAATTTGGAGGAGCATCTTTTGAAAAAGGAGATCCTTACGCCTTTTATTGGGAGCAACCACCAAAAACAGCATCTGTAGTTTGGGATACCTGGAAAGAGTGGGAAGATGAAGCGTGGATGGAATTCCGCAAAACAAAAAACAAACTCAACCAACCGTTCTCTGTGTATGAAGTGCATTTGGGTTCGTGGAGAAGAAGTCCGGATGATCCTGAAAAAGTACTCGATTATAAAAAGCTCGCGGAAGAATTATCTGCCTATGCGAAAGAGATGAATTTCACACACGTGGAACTGTTGCCCGTTATGGAACATCCGTTTTATGGATCATGGGGTTATCAGGTCACCGGTTTTTTTGCGCCAAGTTCCAGGTTTGGCGAGCCGCAGGATTTTATGCAATTGATTGAAACGTTGCATAAAAATGGTATCGGCGTAATTCTCGACTGGGTGCCTTCCCATTTTCCCGGCGACGGTCATGGACTGATTTATTTTGATGGTACTGCATTATACGAGCATGCTGACCCGCGCAAGGGATTTCATCCCGACTGGAGCAGTTATATTTTCAATTATGGAAGAAATGAAGTGCGTTCTTTCCTGTTAAGCAATGCTTTCTTCTGGCTCGATCGTTATCATGCTGATGCATTGAGAGTGGATGCTGTGGCATCAATGCTTTACCTGGATTATTCCCGCAAGCACGGAGAATGGGAACCTAACATTCATGGAGGAAGAGAAAATCTCGAAGCCATATCTTTTCTGCAGGAATTCAATACAGAAGTGTTCAAAGAATTTCCGGATGTACAAACCATTGCGGAAGAATCTACCAGCTTTCCAAAAGTAACCAGGATGGTTTCTGACGGTGGTTTGGGTTTCAGTATGAAATGGATGATGGGTTGGATGAACGATACGCTCAAATATTTTTCCACGGATCCGATCTACCGCAAGTATCATCATGAGCAGATTACTTTCAGCATCATGTATGCTTTCGCTGAAAATTTTATGTTGCCTTTTTCTCATGATGAAGTGGTGCATTTAAAAAAATCACTGCTGGAAAAAATGCCTGGTGATCAGTGGCAGCAGTTTGCCAATATGCGGGTTATGCTGGTGTATATGTTCACGCATCCGGGTACCAAGCTTTTATTTATGGGCGATGAATTTGGCCAGTACAAAGAATGGAACCACGAGCAAAGTGTTGACTGGCACTTGTTGGATTTTTCTCCGCATAAAGGGTTGCAGCAACTGATGAAGGACCTGAATGCATTGTATAGCAAAGAGCATTCTTTGTACGATAAAAGTTTTACTGCTGATGGATTTGATTGGATGAAGGTAGATGATGCAGACAACAGTGTTTTGATCTATTGCAGGAAGGGCGTAAAGAAAACAGACATTACGCTCATCGTGCTGAATCTTACACCTGTGGCACGTTATGATTACCGGACTGCTGTACCGCTGGGAGGAGAATGGAAAGAAATTCTGAATGCTGATGCTACTTATTACTGGGGCGCCGGATTTACGACAAGAGGAAATGTTCATTCGCAACCAACTGCCTGGGATGGAAAGAATGATTCTGTGGAGATTGATATTCCGCCAATGGGAGCATTGGTTTTCAAATATGTGGAGAAGCGGAAGAAAAGAAGGGTTCAACTGCCATCAGATCCGGTGATTTTTTCTGAAGAATTACCTGCGCCTAAACCGGTAAAAACAAAACGGATCAGGAAGAAATCCTGA
- a CDS encoding putative maltokinase — translation MEQVSQVEVNKLLHLALPWEELGNDRLAIEQLEKQMLPAYVKSCRWFAGKARRITAVCLDSLLTITAPTIVSTSATVFHLLIIKAKYRTGKLEQYLLPLALVQANPADEINLKGIIGAVRFNETDMILIDAIYDEAFRKMLFHHVYHSSKIKQTNGSLFFVKGKAFQEADFSESISSRVLDADQSNSSLIFGEKYFMKLYRKLFRETNPDVEVVSFLTEKAGYSHIPAFAGTFGWKKAYSDPITFGMMQEKVESIKDAWSLVGDYLNEYIFGVVDGNNTINQFVLDHVGLLATRTAEMHLGLGCDPNDPAFTPEPFTDEYRDWLFAHFESLLKRRIQLAKENFNALDEKGKALAEFFMQHADTIRNFFSRIKTQPVHSLRTRIHGDYHLGQVLYNGSDYIILDFEGEPESSISDRKIKHSPLKDVAGMLRSFHYAVSAKLYFSAETKNMDDELIENAAQHWYKVISETYLHQYFETVNEGTLIAADKNEQAFLLQIHLLEKAIYELGYEFNGRPTWVKIPLKGIQQVVNEIT, via the coding sequence ATGGAGCAGGTATCGCAAGTTGAAGTAAATAAGCTGTTGCACCTTGCACTGCCATGGGAAGAGCTTGGCAACGATAGACTGGCAATTGAGCAATTGGAAAAGCAAATGCTGCCCGCTTATGTAAAATCGTGCCGGTGGTTTGCCGGCAAAGCAAGACGGATCACTGCTGTTTGCCTCGATAGTCTTCTCACTATCACTGCCCCAACCATTGTCTCAACAAGCGCAACTGTATTTCATTTATTAATTATAAAAGCAAAATACAGGACAGGCAAGCTCGAACAATACTTGCTGCCATTGGCGCTTGTTCAGGCAAATCCTGCTGATGAAATCAACCTTAAAGGAATTATTGGTGCTGTACGCTTTAATGAAACAGACATGATACTCATCGATGCCATTTATGATGAGGCCTTCAGGAAAATGTTGTTTCACCATGTGTATCATTCATCAAAAATTAAGCAGACTAACGGCTCACTTTTTTTTGTAAAAGGGAAAGCCTTCCAGGAAGCTGATTTTTCTGAAAGCATTTCATCACGTGTTCTCGATGCCGATCAAAGCAATTCATCGCTGATTTTTGGTGAGAAATATTTTATGAAGCTCTACCGGAAACTTTTCAGGGAAACCAATCCTGATGTGGAGGTGGTGAGCTTTCTCACAGAGAAGGCCGGCTATTCTCACATTCCTGCCTTTGCCGGAACATTTGGATGGAAGAAGGCATACAGTGATCCAATTACCTTTGGAATGATGCAGGAAAAAGTGGAAAGCATCAAAGACGCCTGGTCACTTGTAGGTGACTATCTCAATGAATATATTTTTGGAGTGGTGGATGGAAATAACACGATCAATCAATTTGTGCTCGACCATGTTGGATTGCTTGCAACAAGAACAGCGGAAATGCACCTTGGCCTTGGTTGCGATCCAAATGATCCTGCATTTACACCTGAACCTTTCACCGACGAATACCGTGATTGGTTGTTTGCGCATTTTGAATCATTGTTGAAACGTCGCATACAATTAGCGAAAGAAAATTTCAATGCATTGGATGAAAAAGGAAAAGCACTCGCTGAATTTTTTATGCAGCATGCTGATACCATCCGCAATTTCTTTTCACGCATCAAAACACAACCTGTTCACTCTTTGCGTACACGCATCCATGGTGATTATCACCTCGGACAAGTATTGTACAACGGAAGCGATTACATAATACTTGATTTCGAAGGGGAACCTGAAAGTTCCATCAGCGATCGAAAGATCAAACATTCACCTTTAAAGGATGTTGCCGGCATGCTCCGCTCATTTCATTACGCAGTAAGTGCCAAGCTTTATTTCAGCGCAGAAACAAAAAACATGGATGACGAATTGATTGAAAATGCAGCGCAGCATTGGTACAAAGTAATCTCTGAAACATACCTTCATCAATATTTTGAAACCGTGAATGAAGGTACCCTGATTGCCGCAGATAAAAATGAACAGGCGTTTTTATTGCAAATACACCTGCTCGAAAAAGCGATCTACGAATTGGGGTATGAATTTAACGGACGACCAACGTGGGTCAAAATTCCATTAAAAGGCATTCAACAGGTAGTAAACGAAATCACGTAG